The genome window tctgtttaaggcaaaacatttgtttaaggtcaaacatgtgtttaaggtcaaacaactATTTAAGTCCAAACATCtgatataaaaggccaaacatTTGTTAAatgccaaacatctgtttaagccttAACAGATCTTTAACTTGTTAAGATCTACTGTCTTCTAACACAGTTTTCCTTTTCAAAACACTGTTgaacctaacatgggtttccattaactattgaccaaaaggCAAACAAATGTTCAAACCACTATTTGTTATTGAAGTTCTTTAAAAAATTAGATAGAATTCAAGAAAATGGAACAATGACTTAAAGGACTATaatttaacacataatctaattggccaaatttaaaacataaagtgctaataacagtgttttatcatCTTAGCCATACATAGCAACAAATCATCAAGTTAATAATTTAAGAAAAAAACCTACAACATCACCATCAAAAAATTCATAATTAGTATCTGATAACAGAACAGACTTAAAATGTGTTTGTTAAACTGATGTAACTTGATTTAATACTATCTTCTGTTGCGAAGACACGTATGTGAAATGCAACAAAAAATACACACAATggtataaatatattttaaaacgATATGAATATCAAATTAAAAGAATGACATAATGAAGATTTAGACCTGGTTAAGATTGAATTTGGCGCAGAGCGCGGAAAGGATCTCATCATCGTTAGTGGCCATCGAAATACCATAGTTTTCAACCTGATGCTCAATGTTATAGTCTTTAACACTTATGATGAAAGCATACCTCTTTCCAACCAATGTGTCAAAGATCTCAGGATATGGGTTCGGTATCTCTCCAGAATTAACAACctatgattttataaaaattaatataaattacAATGAGTAGAATGATTCCATAATTGAGAACGtacaattttataaaaattaattttaaattatatatagTACATGGCCAAATAACTGAATGCATGTATTTGTTACCTGATCTTGAATTGAAACTAACTCTGGGGCATTTTTCTGAAGAATCTTGTAAGCTTCAAAATCAAACAGTGTCAAAGACACAGTACCGGAAGAGTCTTGCACCCTAATAGGTATCTTGAACCTATCAAAGTTAAAAACAAATGAAAACATTAGTATTACTAATAACAAAAGTGTGGTTCATATTAGTATTTAGTATAAGGAAATAAAACTGTGATCTCAAACCAGGGAATAGAATAGATGTCGACTCCTTCACATTTATCATTTGTACACACCAACGATTTTTCATGATAAACATCAGATAAACCATCCGGATTTTCTTTCGTTACAAATCTTTCCTCCACACCTGACTTACAGTGGTTACAACCATTGTAATACCAAAGTTTATCAGTGCATATAGATGTGATTGTGCCAACAACCAAAACCTTCTTTGTCTATCAACATCAAACAAAAATAATTACACTTAGAAAAGACTTTTAAAAAAACTCAGCATGTAGAATACTTATAAGAAAATACACACCGTTGATATGGTTCCAAGGAAACCAAGAAGCATGAAATCAGGGTTATTAAGAAACTCATCTTCAACACTTGAGATAACGATTGAACCAACATGATCATTTGATGAAGATAAAGCAGAAATTTTCTCTACATACCTAAACAGATTCATGTGATCaaattaaaacgtaaaaaataAATGTAAGTACAAAATAATACTGTTCAATGTTTATATGCATATTACTAACTATACCTCTTCCTAAAAGAGGATATCTCTTCAATGTCAGTGTCAATAAAAAGTATGCTTAGCTCAAAGCCGTTTACAACACCACGCTTGccttaatttaaaaataaaaccaaatatAGATCAATATAAATAGTGTCAAATTTAAAACATATAAGTAAATCTAAAGATAAATCtataacaataaaaaaattaaactaattaagtTTAAATTGTACCTTTGTAAAGGTTGACCATACCAAAatgacaaaggataacaacaTATTCTCTCGTTTCTTATCATTCATGTAAGCAAACATGTCAATAGTAAAACCATCCCACAAAGTAACCGGACACTTTTGGCCTCTAAAATATTAACATAAAACATAATAACATCAAGCAACCTTATAATGGTTTAAACGTCAAAATGCAACAACTTAATAAAAAGAACGCACTCAATGTCTTCAAGTCTAAGATTAAGTCTCTTGCCCCTGCTTCCATCCTTCTTTGACGTATCCTCTAGATTGAAACATACATCCACATAACCAATCCAATCTATAAACAAAAATATATTGTGAAAAGAAAACAGCGTAAGAAGTGAtaacaataaaagaaaaaaacaataagACAAAACAATAGATATATATCATGTAGTGATTTACAAACCAATAACTGTATTAACTTCAAATTTATATTTAACAACATCCTTGAGGTTAACGAAATTAAAACGGTATTTCGGTCCAGACCAGTCAAAGCATTTCTCAACAGAAGTATAGAAATACAGTGATATTTTGTCATTTCTTTTGGTATACTTAGCAGAGGACTTATTAGTAGCAAGAGAAGGTTTGGTGATAAGAAGACATTCATCCAACTGAAGAAATTCCTTGAATTTTCCTAGCATCTTATGCAAACAGCTGGCTTGAATCATAGTTCCCTAAGAATATGAAACATCTGATTAAATAAAAAAGGTGTTATATTCATTTGGATATTCATATGTCCAAAAAAATTATAAGACAACTATATACGGTACCATCTCATCCATGAAGATCATATCAAGACGAtatatttcatttttgttattattcatcatcttcttcgaaATACTAACAATCTTCACTCTAATCGAATAGTTGTTTGAGAATGTATTAAGATCGTTAAGCATGCTAACCTTTGCAACCTCCATTTGAAGAATGTACATAAAAAAAAGAATAtgcaaaatataaatattgttaaACGTAATATGATAATACAATAAGCATGGATGTTcttaaaaaaaatatcaaggtTGGAATTCAAGCTTACCGATTATCCAATAAAAATTTTAACTGAATGCAGTGGCAAATGTAATTTCAAATGTAGGGAGAGTATATCTTTATATGCTGGTTTATTAAAGTAATAaaatattagaaatgatatgcaaagtaggcaaaaaaaagagaaagaacgtcaattttaaattaccattttgtaTATTtagaatttcaaaattactgactTGATTTCAAAGCAATTGTCATAATTTCTTttctatattttattttaaatttaattaagaaataataaccgtcaatttgaaattcacattttgcttaactcaaatgtccaaagctcaagaaattagcattaattactgatttgatttgcaacaaatagtcattAACATCCAAGTGTATAGGAATTTTatttgaaattcacattttgctTAACTAAATATAAACACTTAAACACTTTTAACATCCAAGTGTATaggaattttattttattaaaataaagatGAAACAACTGTTCAATTAATAGTACAGATGAAACCACTGAAGTGATGTGATAAAAAGAACTGTtcctaaacactgttacatataaacactgatgCCATAAAAATGGTTACATATAAAACACTGAGGTGATGACAACTAACAACCTAACAGTCTATAAAACATTCATGGggaaaacactgttacatataaacactgttaacataaacaaataaacaaacatagaaTAACtaaagttgatgctgaaccactgttgtAGTTTGACACTGTTGTTGGACGTCATAAATTTCAGATTTAATTTCAAAGGTAAAAGTAGTGTATATTCTTACATGTTGCTTTAttaaagtaattaaatattagaaatgatatgcaaagtaggaaaaaaaaaagagagaacgaaaatttgaaattaccattttgaatattttgaatttcaaaattactgatattgtCAGTAACTACTGACTTGATTTGAAAGCAAATGCCATAATgacttttttaaattttattttaactttaatcaaGATATGATAACCgtcaatttgaaattcaaaatttgcTTAATcaaatgtccaaagctcaagaaatcagcattaattactgatttgatttgaaacaaatagtcatcaagaattttttttttattttttaatttaactttaaattttatcataaAAATAATGTTGGTGGAACTCTTATGTAATTGGAATGTAAAgattaggtaaaatggtaatttgattgtaattctagttttcatttgataatttcaaaGTATCACAAATTAACAACATcaataataaaaatgtgagcactGCCTATTTTTTAGGGAAACcgctgatggtcaatatcagtgaATGTCAACAATGTAAAAGTGAACACTGGCTATTTTTTCCAATCAGTGGATACCAACCAGTTTTCGAAACCCTGATGTTCggtcagtcagtggtcaacatggagattgaagaaacagaggttgtatttCAGCAGTGGAATACTTGAACAATCAAATGTGATAAATTGTGTTACATATAAACAACAGttctaaacactgttacatataaacactgatgCCATAAAAATGCTTACATATAAAACACTGAGGtgatgacatctaacaacctaacagtctttaaaacattgatgcggaaaacactgttacatataaacactgttaacataaataaataaacaagagaATAACtaaagttgatgctgaaccactgttgtAGTTTAACACTGTTGTTGGACGTCATAAATTTCAGATTTAATTTTCAAAGGTAAGTAGTGTATATATTTTACGCTGCTTTATTAAactaattaaatattagaaatgatatgcaaagtaggaaaaaaaaaagagaacgaaaattttaaattaccattttgcatattttgaatttcaaaattaatGATATTATTAGTAACTACTGACTTGATTTGAAAGCAAATGCCATAATGacttttttaaaatttattttaactttaatcaaGATATAATAACCgtcaatttgaaattcaaaatttgcTTAATcaaatgtccaaagctcaagaaatcaGCATTAATTACtaatttgatttgaaacaaatagtcatcaagaattttttttattttttaattaactttaaattttatcatgaaaaTAATGTTGGTGGAACTCTTATGTAATTGGATGTCAACAATGTAAAAGTGAGCAGTGGCTATTTTTCCGATCAGTGGATACCAACCAGTTTTggaaacactgatgtttggtcaATCAGTGGTCAACAGGGagattgaagaaacagaggttgtatttCAGCAGCGGAATATTTTGAACAATCAAATGTTTGAACCAATatcaagaatactatacccaaacaatcaataTGAGGTGCTTAATATTCATCCAAGTGTATAAGAATTTTTTTAGTATAAAAATGAAACAACTGTTCAATTACTAGTACAGATCAAAACACTGAAGTGATAGGATAAATTacgttacatataaacactgttaaaATAAACAAAGATAGaataaacactgttaacataaacaaagataGAACAACTAATGTTGATGGGGAACCACTGTTGTTGGAGAGTGTTTCACATTTAGTTGATCAGTGCTTGTCTGGACTTTGGTCTTGATCAGTGGTTTTTCATAATTGAACAGTGGATGATGTTTATCAAACTTTATGTACAACCATCATTATATCCAACACTTGTTAGGCAGATCAGTGATTTGCCATATTAACTTGTTATAACCACTGTCATTGTAGGAAACTTAGCTGGGCAGTGCCTATTGTAGGAAATTTCAGTTTACCTACAAAAACTGATGAATTTCGAATAAATAACGCAAACTATTGTTAAGTCAAACAGCTGATGGAAAACTTTTTAAGCACTGCTAGTAATTAAAACACCGATAGTGATTAACAAAACTACGTTTAATTGCTCAAATTGAGATGACGGGAGATCTGCAAAGGATTACAAATGAATCAATGCACCAATAAACAGTAAATCAAAACGTTAGAAATACCAAAAAATAAATCACACCAATTTAAGTTACCTTGGTGATGTCCTAAACTTTTGTACTGGTATCACCTATCAACACACCTGGTATCACCTTTCACATTTCCATCTCCTCAACAACCGTCCGGCAGAGGTTGCTTCTAATCAACAAACTCTATAAACCAACAAAAAAGCTTTAGAAAGACAAAGTACAAAACATATCAAAATAAATCTACTCGTAATCACATGATACAACAAAGCAAACATACCAGAGTCACCATTAAGAGGAGCTTGTACAAAAGCGTTCATCGAGTACGATAAGAAACCCTAGGAGATCTGTTTCTTCTTCTGAGGATAGAAAAGGCTTCATCATGTTCAGTATGAGAAAATAGATAAAACGAAATAAAATTTCTGAATAAAAAAATAGATCTTACATGATTATTCTCTTCTTCAACCACTCGACGGTACATAATTTAGGGTTTCAAACGCAGATGTATCCAATAGAAGTAACCTCTGCCGTATATTGTTGAGGATAtgaatatgagaagaagaagaagaagaagaagaaagataaaCATCAGAGAGGATAAACATCGATCGGAATAGAGCAGagcagagagagaaagaaagcaTTAGCCCTAAATGAGTAAATGAGGGATGATATAAATAGAGGATGGCAGTGGTACTGTTGGGCGGAAAAAGAGAACTGAGGATGCC of Helianthus annuus cultivar XRQ/B chromosome 1, HanXRQr2.0-SUNRISE, whole genome shotgun sequence contains these proteins:
- the LOC110941220 gene encoding replication protein A 70 kDa DNA-binding subunit E-like; translation: MEVAKVSMLNDLNTFSNNYSIRVKIVSISKKMMNNNKNEIYRLDMIFMDEMGTMIQASCLHKMLGKFKEFLQLDECLLITKPSLATNKSSAKYTKRNDKISLYFYTSVEKCFDWSGPKYRFNFVNLKDVVKYKFEVNTVIDWIGYVDVCFNLEDTSKKDGSRGKRLNLRLEDIEGQKCPVTLWDGFTIDMFAYMNDKKRENMLLSFVILVWSTFTKRGVVNGFELSILFIDTDIEEISSFRKRYVEKISALSSSNDHVGSIVISSVEDEFLNNPDFMLLGFLGTISTTKKVLVVGTITSICTDKLWYYNGCNHCKSGVEERFVTKENPDGLSDVYHEKSLVCTNDKCEGVDIYSIPWFKIPIRVQDSSGTVSLTLFDFEAYKILQKNAPELVSIQDQVVNSGEIPNPYPEIFDTLVGKRYAFIISVKDYNIEHQVENYGISMATNDDEILSALCAKFNLNQV